From one Rhodovulum sp. ES.010 genomic stretch:
- a CDS encoding enoyl-CoA hydratase/isomerase family protein produces the protein MIGLDKAGARWTVTLNRADKANSLTRAMLGDLDDILAAAAGSEVAVLVITGAGKVFSAGADLDEAKAGLATDPVWERVSGRIAALDALTVAALNGTLAGGAFGMALACDLRLAVPGAKFFYPVMKLGFLPQPSDPARLAALVGPARAKLMLMGGARVSADEALSFGLVDRVVPDADLGAAVDALVADALAAAPDHRAAIKALCEGRGG, from the coding sequence GTGATCGGGCTGGACAAGGCCGGGGCGCGCTGGACGGTCACTTTGAACCGCGCCGACAAGGCCAACTCGCTGACTCGCGCCATGTTGGGCGATCTCGACGACATCCTCGCCGCGGCCGCAGGGAGCGAGGTCGCGGTTCTGGTCATCACCGGCGCGGGCAAGGTTTTCAGCGCGGGCGCGGACCTGGACGAGGCGAAGGCGGGCCTTGCCACCGATCCCGTTTGGGAGCGGGTTTCGGGGAGGATCGCGGCGCTTGACGCGCTGACGGTGGCGGCGCTGAACGGCACGCTCGCGGGGGGCGCCTTCGGGATGGCGCTGGCCTGCGACCTTCGGCTGGCGGTGCCGGGGGCAAAATTCTTCTATCCTGTCATGAAGCTCGGGTTTCTGCCCCAGCCCTCCGACCCCGCCCGGCTGGCCGCCTTGGTGGGGCCGGCGCGGGCAAAGCTGATGCTGATGGGCGGGGCGCGTGTCTCGGCGGACGAGGCGCTGAGCTTTGGCCTGGTCGACCGCGTCGTGCCCGATGCGGACCTGGGAGCGGCGGTCGACGCGCTTGTGGCCGACGCGCTGGCCGCCGCGCCCGACCACCGGGCCGCGATCAAGGCGCTGTGTGAGGGCCGCGGCGGCTAA
- a CDS encoding SDR family oxidoreductase, protein MVDLTGKSVLITGASRGIGAAAARAFAEAGAHVALAARSEEAIGSIARELGQGAIVLPCDVAEFGQVADAVRATVKAFGKLDVLVNNAAVIEPIARLQDAEPGDWAAALDVNLKGVFHGFRAAMPVMAAMDGGTILTISSGAAHSPMEGWSAYCTAKAGAAMLTKCADLEGRAQGIRALGLSPGTVATDMQKTIKDSGVNPVSRLDWSEHVPPAWPARALLWMCTDDADEFLGQEVALRERAIRRRVGLPS, encoded by the coding sequence ATGGTCGATCTGACGGGCAAGAGCGTTCTGATCACCGGGGCGAGCCGGGGCATAGGGGCGGCGGCGGCACGAGCGTTCGCCGAGGCGGGCGCGCATGTGGCCCTGGCCGCGCGCAGCGAGGAGGCGATCGGCTCCATCGCGCGCGAACTGGGTCAAGGCGCAATCGTGCTGCCCTGCGACGTGGCCGAGTTCGGGCAGGTCGCCGACGCGGTGCGCGCGACGGTCAAAGCGTTCGGCAAGCTCGACGTGTTGGTGAACAACGCCGCCGTGATCGAGCCCATCGCGCGGCTGCAGGACGCCGAGCCGGGCGACTGGGCGGCGGCGCTCGACGTCAATCTCAAGGGCGTGTTCCACGGCTTCCGCGCCGCGATGCCGGTTATGGCGGCGATGGATGGCGGCACCATCCTCACGATCAGTTCGGGGGCGGCGCACAGCCCGATGGAGGGCTGGAGCGCCTATTGCACCGCCAAGGCCGGGGCCGCGATGCTGACGAAATGCGCCGACCTGGAGGGGCGTGCCCAGGGCATCCGGGCGCTCGGCCTGTCGCCGGGGACGGTGGCGACCGACATGCAGAAGACGATCAAGGACAGCGGCGTGAACCCGGTCAGCCGGCTCGACTGGTCCGAGCATGTCCCGCCGGCCTGGCCGGCGCGGGCGCTTCTGTGGATGTGCACCGACGATGCCGACGAGTTCCTTGGCCAGGAGGTCGCGCTCAGGGAACGCGCGATCCGGCGCCGCGTGGGGCTGCCGTCGTGA
- a CDS encoding DUF2125 domain-containing protein, with the protein MQFRTTASAGALFVMLGAATPALADLSAEDVWSSWKNMAEGYGQTVSGTERRQGDRLTIGDLILSSTLPEGGAVTAELGELVFTERDDGAVEIAMPDSFPIEIGAVGSDSETVEMGMTVAQQGLSMVATGTPDEIAYDMAAPGLRMTLDSMRVDGEPVDATMDIALEELAAAYTVARGAATGVEGTVDVAATRFVLAAEDPAQGMAFDYQGAVREIRSTVSSSVPRGMQDASLGRLLSAGLTASGRVDHQGLDYAGTIRDGGDRTEIAARFGPGSVDYDLDRGGVLYDVRSENGQVSFAGADLPLPQVEIGFDDSSFRIEMPLVETEDPTDFGLAARYTGLTVSDGIWAMFDPAGQLPRDPMTLVLDLGGKARLFRDITDPAAMAEAQAGGQPVPPGELHSLNVKDLQLSVAGADLTGSGAFTFDNADTATFDGMPKPTGSLTLRLEGGNTLLDRLVNMGLVPQDQATGLRMMLGMFARPTGAGDTLVSEITVTEDGQVLANGQRLR; encoded by the coding sequence ATGCAGTTCCGGACTACCGCCTCCGCCGGGGCCCTTTTCGTCATGCTGGGCGCCGCCACACCGGCCCTGGCCGATCTCAGCGCCGAGGATGTCTGGTCCTCCTGGAAAAACATGGCGGAGGGTTACGGGCAGACGGTCTCGGGCACGGAACGCCGCCAGGGCGACCGTTTGACGATCGGCGACCTCATCCTCTCGTCGACCTTGCCCGAGGGCGGCGCCGTCACGGCCGAGCTCGGCGAACTGGTCTTTACCGAACGCGACGACGGCGCGGTCGAGATCGCCATGCCGGACAGCTTTCCCATCGAGATCGGGGCCGTGGGAAGCGACTCGGAGACGGTCGAGATGGGCATGACCGTAGCGCAGCAAGGCCTGTCCATGGTTGCGACCGGCACACCGGACGAGATCGCCTATGACATGGCCGCGCCGGGGCTGCGGATGACGCTCGACAGCATGCGCGTCGATGGCGAACCGGTCGACGCCACGATGGATATCGCGCTGGAGGAACTGGCGGCGGCCTACACCGTCGCGCGCGGCGCTGCGACCGGTGTCGAGGGCACGGTGGACGTCGCCGCGACACGGTTCGTGCTCGCCGCCGAAGATCCCGCGCAGGGGATGGCGTTCGACTACCAGGGCGCGGTTCGCGAAATCCGGTCGACCGTTTCCAGTTCCGTTCCGCGGGGCATGCAAGATGCCTCGCTCGGCCGGCTGCTGAGCGCCGGCCTGACCGCCAGCGGACGGGTCGACCATCAGGGCTTGGACTATGCGGGCACGATCCGCGACGGCGGCGACCGGACGGAGATCGCGGCGCGCTTCGGACCCGGCTCGGTGGACTATGACCTCGACAGGGGCGGCGTGCTCTACGATGTCCGCTCGGAGAACGGGCAGGTCAGCTTCGCAGGTGCGGACCTCCCGCTGCCGCAGGTCGAGATCGGGTTCGACGACAGCAGCTTCCGCATCGAGATGCCGCTTGTCGAGACCGAGGACCCCACCGATTTCGGCCTGGCCGCGCGTTACACGGGGTTGACGGTCAGCGACGGCATCTGGGCGATGTTCGATCCCGCCGGGCAGTTGCCGAGGGACCCGATGACGCTGGTGCTCGACCTTGGCGGCAAGGCGCGGCTGTTCCGGGACATCACCGACCCGGCGGCGATGGCCGAGGCGCAGGCCGGCGGACAGCCGGTGCCGCCGGGCGAGTTGCATTCGCTGAACGTCAAGGATTTGCAGCTCAGCGTCGCCGGGGCCGACCTGACCGGCTCGGGCGCGTTCACCTTCGACAATGCCGACACCGCCACCTTCGACGGGATGCCGAAGCCAACCGGGAGCCTGACATTGCGGCTGGAGGGCGGCAACACGCTGCTCGACCGCCTGGTGAACATGGGGCTGGTGCCGCAGGACCAGGCCACGGGCCTGCGGATGATGCTGGGCATGTTCGCCAGGCCCACCGGCGCGGGCGACACGCTGGTCTCCGAGATCACCGTGACCGAGGACGGCCAGGTATTGGCGAACGGCCAGCGGCTGCGGTGA
- a CDS encoding TldD/PmbA family protein gives MSDQIESLTHALLDAARKAGAEAADALAVSETALGIDMRGGALEQAERAESVELGLRVMVGPRQACVSASDTRPETLAEMAARAVAMAREAPEDPTVGLAGLDEVARDPDIAALELADPAPEPDPAALEEDARRAEAAAAAVRGVSQVDVASAGYERRRTHLAATNGFSGGYTRTRRSLSCVAISGTGTDMERDWNAESRTFQTDLPDAAEIGRIAGERTVARAGARRPKTGAYPVLYDERIAGSLIGHLLSAVNGTAIVRGASWARDLMGQAVLPAGLSLIEEPHRPRILGSRPFDAEGLPTSRRALVEDGLLAGWILDLGTARKLGLHSSANANRGLTAPPAPAAGNVTLTPGDKSRDALLAEMGTGLLVTSMIGSTINPTTGDYSRGASGFWVENGEIAYPVNECTVAGSLPEMLRRIVPANDARHHLSRRVPSLLVEGLTLAGE, from the coding sequence ATGTCCGACCAGATCGAGTCCCTCACCCATGCGCTGCTGGACGCCGCCCGCAAGGCCGGCGCAGAGGCGGCCGATGCGCTGGCGGTTTCGGAAACCGCGCTCGGCATCGACATGCGCGGCGGCGCGCTGGAGCAGGCGGAGCGGGCCGAGTCGGTCGAACTGGGCCTGCGGGTGATGGTCGGGCCGCGGCAGGCCTGCGTGTCCGCCTCGGACACCCGGCCCGAGACGCTGGCCGAGATGGCCGCCCGCGCCGTCGCCATGGCCCGAGAGGCGCCCGAGGACCCGACCGTGGGCCTCGCCGGACTCGACGAGGTCGCCCGCGATCCCGACATCGCTGCGCTCGAACTGGCCGATCCCGCACCCGAGCCCGACCCCGCCGCGCTGGAGGAGGACGCCCGCCGGGCCGAGGCCGCGGCCGCCGCCGTCCGGGGTGTTTCGCAGGTCGATGTGGCCAGCGCGGGCTACGAACGGCGCCGGACCCATCTGGCCGCGACCAACGGCTTCTCGGGCGGCTACACGCGCACCCGGCGGTCGCTGTCCTGCGTGGCGATCAGCGGCACGGGCACGGACATGGAACGCGACTGGAACGCCGAGTCGCGCACCTTCCAGACCGACCTGCCCGACGCGGCGGAGATCGGCCGCATCGCCGGCGAACGCACGGTCGCCCGCGCCGGGGCGCGCCGCCCGAAGACCGGCGCCTACCCCGTGCTCTACGACGAGCGCATCGCCGGGTCGCTGATCGGGCACCTGCTCTCTGCGGTCAACGGCACCGCGATCGTGCGCGGCGCGTCCTGGGCGCGGGACCTGATGGGACAGGCGGTGCTGCCCGCAGGCCTGTCGCTGATCGAGGAGCCGCACCGCCCGCGCATCCTCGGCTCGCGTCCCTTCGATGCCGAGGGGCTGCCCACATCACGGCGCGCGCTTGTCGAGGACGGCCTGCTGGCGGGCTGGATTCTCGACCTCGGCACCGCGCGCAAGCTGGGGCTGCACAGCTCCGCGAACGCCAATCGCGGCCTCACCGCACCGCCCGCACCGGCCGCCGGCAACGTCACGCTGACCCCCGGCGACAAGAGCCGGGACGCGCTGCTCGCCGAGATGGGGACGGGGCTCTTGGTCACCTCGATGATCGGCAGCACGATCAACCCTACAACGGGGGACTATTCCCGCGGCGCCTCCGGCTTCTGGGTCGAGAACGGCGAGATCGCCTATCCGGTCAACGAATGCACCGTGGCCGGCAGCCTGCCCGAGATGCTGCGCCGGATCGTGCCGGCCAACGACGCGCGCCATCACCTGTCGCGGCGCGTGCCGAGCCTTCTGGTCGAAGGGCTGACGCTTGCCGGCGAATGA
- a CDS encoding 3'(2'),5'-bisphosphate nucleotidase CysQ — protein sequence MPANDLALLTEAAQAAGEIAERYWRRDPRRWDKPGHQGPVTEADLEIDAMLRDRLTAARPAYGWLSEETEDDPARLTAERLFVVDPIDGTRAFLDGDTTFAHALAVAEAGRVIAAVVYLPMHGKLYAAQAGAGARLNGAPIRASERARLEGAAVLTARPALEPRHWAGPPPRVQRALRASLAYRLCLVAEGRYDAMLTLRETWHWDSAAGSLIAAEAGAAVTDTAGRGLKFNTPVPASTGVIAAPPDVHSEVIARLA from the coding sequence TTGCCGGCGAATGACCTTGCGCTGCTGACCGAGGCGGCGCAGGCGGCCGGGGAGATCGCCGAACGCTACTGGCGCCGGGACCCGCGACGCTGGGACAAGCCGGGCCACCAGGGCCCGGTGACCGAGGCCGACCTGGAAATCGACGCGATGCTGCGCGACCGCCTGACCGCGGCGCGCCCGGCCTATGGCTGGTTGTCGGAGGAGACCGAGGACGACCCCGCGCGTCTGACCGCCGAGCGGCTCTTCGTGGTCGACCCGATCGACGGCACCCGGGCCTTCCTCGACGGCGACACGACCTTCGCCCACGCACTCGCCGTGGCCGAGGCCGGACGGGTGATCGCCGCAGTCGTCTACCTGCCGATGCACGGCAAGCTCTACGCGGCGCAGGCCGGGGCCGGCGCGCGGCTGAACGGCGCCCCGATCCGGGCGAGCGAACGGGCAAGGCTCGAGGGGGCCGCTGTTCTGACGGCGCGCCCCGCGCTCGAACCCCGGCACTGGGCCGGCCCCCCTCCACGGGTGCAGCGGGCGCTGCGGGCCTCGCTCGCCTATCGGCTGTGCCTCGTGGCCGAGGGGCGCTATGACGCGATGCTGACCCTGCGAGAGACTTGGCACTGGGACAGCGCGGCGGGCAGCCTGATCGCCGCCGAGGCCGGGGCTGCGGTGACCGACACGGCCGGTCGCGGGCTGAAGTTCAACACACCCGTTCCGGCCTCGACCGGGGTGATCGCGGCGCCCCCGGACGTTCATTCCGAGGTGATCGCGCGGCTGGCCTGA
- a CDS encoding DUF4170 domain-containing protein, translated as MTQRLHLVFGGELVDPSRNVFRNVDDIHIVGMYPDYKSAYEAWKAEAQRTVDNAHMRYFIAHLHRLRDEEAEAGPTEELGD; from the coding sequence ATGACCCAGCGCCTGCATCTCGTCTTCGGGGGCGAGCTGGTCGACCCGAGCCGCAACGTCTTCCGGAACGTGGACGACATCCACATCGTCGGCATGTATCCGGACTACAAAAGCGCCTACGAAGCCTGGAAGGCCGAGGCCCAGCGCACCGTGGACAACGCGCATATGCGCTACTTCATCGCGCATCTGCACCGCCTGCGCGACGAGGAGGCCGAGGCCGGCCCGACCGAGGAACTGGGCGACTGA
- a CDS encoding 3-deoxy-D-manno-octulosonic acid transferase — MARHPDSTRPDGQPPTVWLHAPPPQDRAAAAELLRVLHAERPALRFVVTGPGETGAWLATRPQMPPVELAPAPRDNARATGDFLAKWRPDIAVFYPETLPAGHASHAHARGTALFLIARDLPDSWRNRWRLGSGFNRRLLRRFDRVFAQSRQSAAHLQVLGVAPGQLSPCGPLSEGSAVLGCSEAEREALARLMGGRPAWLAACTEPAEDRVAVAAHASALRQAHRLLLILAPDDPARGPKLARRLMDEGWAVALRSDDEEPEPETQIYVADTEGELGLWLRLAPVSFIGGTLASDAGPDPYHAAALGSAILHGPATGAHPTHYRWLAAAKATRLVRGTQGMTEVVMDLMSPDRAAELARAAWEVSTEGTTATDRVTTRMLEALDLAEAG; from the coding sequence ATGGCCCGACACCCCGACTCCACGCGCCCCGACGGGCAGCCCCCCACCGTTTGGCTCCACGCGCCGCCGCCGCAGGACCGCGCGGCCGCGGCCGAGTTGCTGCGCGTTCTCCACGCAGAGCGCCCGGCGCTGCGGTTCGTCGTGACCGGACCGGGCGAGACCGGCGCCTGGCTGGCGACCCGGCCGCAGATGCCGCCGGTCGAGCTTGCGCCCGCGCCGCGCGACAACGCCCGCGCAACCGGCGACTTCCTGGCCAAGTGGCGACCCGATATCGCGGTGTTCTATCCCGAGACCTTGCCGGCCGGCCACGCGAGCCACGCGCATGCGCGCGGCACCGCGCTCTTCCTGATCGCCCGGGACCTGCCGGACTCCTGGCGCAACCGCTGGCGCCTGGGCTCCGGGTTCAACCGGCGGCTCTTGCGCCGGTTCGACCGGGTGTTTGCCCAAAGCCGCCAGAGCGCCGCGCATCTGCAAGTCCTGGGCGTCGCGCCCGGGCAGCTCAGCCCGTGCGGGCCGCTGTCCGAAGGCAGCGCGGTGCTCGGCTGCAGCGAGGCCGAGCGCGAGGCGCTGGCCCGGCTCATGGGCGGACGGCCGGCATGGCTCGCCGCCTGCACCGAGCCGGCGGAAGACAGGGTCGCGGTCGCCGCCCACGCCTCTGCGCTGCGCCAGGCGCACCGGCTGTTGCTGATCCTCGCCCCGGACGACCCCGCCCGCGGCCCCAAGCTCGCCCGGCGGCTCATGGACGAGGGCTGGGCGGTCGCGCTGCGCTCGGATGACGAGGAACCCGAGCCCGAAACCCAGATCTACGTGGCCGATACCGAGGGCGAACTGGGCCTTTGGCTGCGTCTGGCCCCGGTCAGCTTCATCGGCGGCACGCTGGCCAGCGACGCGGGGCCAGACCCCTACCATGCCGCCGCGCTCGGCTCGGCGATCCTGCACGGCCCGGCGACGGGGGCGCATCCGACGCATTACCGCTGGCTCGCCGCGGCGAAAGCCACACGGCTCGTCCGGGGAACGCAGGGGATGACCGAGGTCGTGATGGACCTGATGTCCCCCGACCGCGCAGCAGAGCTCGCCCGCGCGGCCTGGGAAGTCTCGACCGAGGGCACCACGGCCACCGACCGGGTGACGACCCGGATGCTGGAGGCGCTCGACCTCGCGGAGGCGGGCTGA